The following coding sequences lie in one Candidatus Bathyarchaeia archaeon genomic window:
- the hisH gene encoding imidazole glycerol phosphate synthase subunit HisH, translating to MPNILIANYGVGNLRSLRRGLERAGARVTIGLGPKEVEASDAIVLPGVGAFRAAMEGLDAIRGALIAQAEGGKPILGICLGMQLLLSRSHENGVWDGLDLVKGEVTRLPGFVRLPHMGWDEVIITRDSGIAEGIPSGALMYFAHSYAPELLDGSAEVAYTEYGRKFASIIERGNLFGTQFHPEKSGELGTRLLRNFVSIAKR from the coding sequence TTGCCGAACATATTGATAGCGAATTACGGCGTGGGCAACCTCAGGAGCCTTAGGAGGGGCTTGGAGCGGGCCGGGGCGCGCGTTACGATAGGCTTGGGCCCGAAAGAGGTCGAGGCCTCCGATGCGATCGTTCTGCCCGGGGTTGGAGCCTTCCGGGCGGCGATGGAGGGGCTCGATGCCATAAGGGGGGCATTGATCGCGCAAGCCGAGGGGGGGAAGCCCATCCTGGGGATCTGCTTGGGAATGCAGCTCCTCCTCTCGAGGAGCCATGAGAACGGCGTTTGGGATGGGCTCGATCTGGTGAAGGGCGAGGTCACGAGGCTCCCGGGCTTCGTGAGGCTGCCCCATATGGGCTGGGACGAGGTGATCATAACAAGGGATTCGGGGATAGCGGAGGGAATCCCGAGCGGGGCCTTGATGTACTTCGCGCATTCCTATGCGCCGGAGCTCTTGGATGGATCGGCGGAGGTGGCCTATACGGAGTACGGTAGAAAGTTCGCATCGATAATCGAGCGCGGGAACCTCTTCGGGACCCAATTCCACCCGGAGAAGAGCGGGGAGCTGGGGACGAGGTTGTTGAGGAATTTCGTATCGATCGCTAAGAGGTGA
- the hisIE gene encoding bifunctional phosphoribosyl-AMP cyclohydrolase/phosphoribosyl-ATP diphosphatase HisIE: MGGVARSEGIEGLIDKVDFEKMNGLVPVVVQDFDTGEVLMQAFMNREALRLTLETGLMHYWSRTKGRIWMKGEKSGHTQSVISARLDCDGDAILFSVRQRGVCCHTGEGSCFHRALVEGPAGGSARILGEVFQVIKGRVEAPRAGSYVSGLASKGEDSILKKIGEEAAELVISAKEGEGIVHEAADLLFHLMVLLAFKGIGLESVYAELERRRRGRGG; this comes from the coding sequence ATGGGCGGCGTGGCGAGGTCGGAGGGGATCGAGGGCTTGATCGATAAGGTTGATTTCGAGAAGATGAACGGCTTGGTGCCCGTAGTGGTCCAAGATTTCGATACTGGCGAGGTCCTCATGCAGGCCTTCATGAATCGCGAGGCGCTCAGGCTAACCTTGGAGACGGGATTGATGCATTATTGGAGCAGGACCAAGGGGAGGATCTGGATGAAGGGGGAGAAGAGCGGCCATACCCAATCGGTCATAAGCGCGAGGCTGGATTGCGATGGGGATGCGATCCTCTTCTCAGTGAGGCAGAGGGGAGTTTGTTGCCATACGGGCGAGGGTAGCTGCTTCCATAGGGCCTTGGTGGAGGGGCCGGCGGGCGGGAGCGCGAGGATCCTTGGGGAGGTTTTCCAAGTAATAAAGGGGAGGGTGGAGGCGCCGCGGGCCGGCTCCTATGTATCCGGCCTAGCATCCAAGGGGGAGGATTCGATATTGAAGAAGATCGGGGAGGAGGCGGCGGAGTTGGTGATATCGGCCAAAGAGGGCGAGGGGATCGTCCACGAGGCCGCGGACCTCCTATTCCATTTGATGGTCCTCTTGGCGTTCAAGGGCATAGGGCTCGAGAGCGTTTATGCAGAATTGGAGAGGAGGAGAAGGGGGCGGGGAGGCTAG
- a CDS encoding MinD/ParA family protein, which yields MKAISLHSYKGGTGKTSIAANLAAIYARLGHKVCLLDYDFRAPSLSVLFKPNPRFWLNDYLNGRCGVEEALVDVGRGLGLKGAIFAGFADPSTKAIRDMMTKDRAWEMGALHRTLSAKRVVQKALGADYLIFDTSPGIHYSSVNALASSDAIALVMKGDDFDMEGTKEMVQGIYDVLGRKAGIIMNKIPMGLLGEGEEAFAKGIEDALGIPVLGVIHCYCELMAIGGRSIYAIERPDHPFSRALEELSKRIAEM from the coding sequence ATGAAGGCGATCTCCCTCCATTCCTACAAGGGCGGCACGGGCAAGACCTCGATAGCCGCAAATCTAGCGGCCATATATGCCCGCCTTGGGCACAAGGTCTGCCTCCTCGATTACGATTTCAGGGCCCCGAGCTTGAGCGTCCTCTTCAAGCCGAACCCGAGGTTTTGGTTGAACGATTACTTGAACGGCCGATGCGGGGTGGAGGAGGCCTTGGTCGACGTCGGGAGGGGATTGGGCCTAAAGGGCGCGATCTTCGCCGGGTTCGCCGATCCCAGCACAAAGGCCATAAGGGATATGATGACGAAGGACAGGGCTTGGGAGATGGGGGCCCTCCATAGGACCCTCTCGGCCAAGAGGGTCGTGCAAAAAGCCTTGGGGGCGGATTATCTGATATTCGATACAAGCCCGGGCATACATTATTCATCGGTCAACGCCTTGGCCAGCTCCGATGCGATAGCCCTCGTCATGAAGGGGGACGATTTCGATATGGAGGGGACGAAGGAGATGGTCCAAGGGATATATGACGTCCTCGGGAGGAAGGCGGGGATAATCATGAACAAAATACCGATGGGCCTGCTCGGCGAAGGCGAGGAGGCATTCGCCAAGGGTATCGAGGATGCGCTCGGGATACCGGTTCTCGGGGTTATACATTGTTATTGCGAATTGATGGCCATTGGGGGGCGATCGATATACGCGATCGAGCGCCCGGACCATCCCTTCTCGAGGGCCCTCGAGGAGTTATCGAAGAGGATAGCCGAGATGTGA
- the hisD gene encoding histidinol dehydrogenase, whose amino-acid sequence MRILRGRAQGEKFLNGLRERRGEELKGISRIVERIIRDVRRFGDRAVRKYTKKYDGVSPRELRVGPRELRLSMRRLDAKGIEALRAAKRNLERFHRAQLRDGFSIRIARGAEIGQLPRPLRRVGGYVPGGRRPYPSSMLMCAVPALAAGVEEVAICTPPGEGGRIHDAVLAAAGICGVEEVYKVGGAQAIAALAYGTESIEKVDKIVGPGNIYVTIAKLLVRDDVAVDLPAGPSEIVIIADSTANPKFVAADLLAQAEHGPTSLALLLTDSTALAKAVVREVEGELGSRASDRAAAEAIRGNGAIVILKGIGECVALANAIAPEHLEIMVKEPEELLGSIESAGAVFLGEYSPVALGDYSAGLNHILPTHGFAKYYSGLSSWDFVKWLNYLSCSKEGFERLCGAAIKLAEIEGFRYHSKSIRTRLEGDGGS is encoded by the coding sequence ATGAGGATCCTGCGCGGGAGGGCGCAAGGGGAGAAGTTCCTGAATGGGCTGAGGGAGAGGAGGGGTGAGGAGCTCAAGGGGATTTCGAGGATTGTCGAGAGGATAATAAGGGACGTTAGGAGGTTCGGGGATCGCGCGGTTAGGAAATATACCAAGAAGTACGACGGCGTTTCCCCAAGGGAGCTCAGGGTTGGCCCGAGGGAGCTGAGGCTTTCGATGAGGAGGCTCGATGCGAAGGGGATCGAGGCCCTGAGGGCGGCGAAGCGAAATCTTGAGCGATTCCACAGGGCCCAGCTCAGGGATGGGTTCTCCATAAGGATCGCGAGGGGAGCTGAGATCGGGCAGCTCCCAAGGCCCTTGAGGCGCGTCGGGGGATACGTCCCCGGCGGGAGGCGTCCCTATCCATCATCGATGCTTATGTGCGCCGTCCCGGCCTTGGCGGCGGGCGTTGAGGAGGTGGCGATCTGCACTCCGCCGGGCGAAGGTGGGCGAATCCATGATGCCGTTTTGGCTGCTGCCGGAATATGCGGCGTTGAGGAGGTTTACAAAGTCGGCGGGGCCCAAGCGATAGCGGCGTTGGCATATGGGACGGAGAGCATAGAGAAGGTGGATAAGATAGTTGGACCCGGGAACATCTATGTGACAATCGCGAAGCTCCTCGTGAGAGACGATGTCGCCGTCGATCTGCCGGCTGGGCCGAGCGAGATCGTCATAATAGCGGATTCGACGGCGAACCCCAAGTTCGTGGCTGCCGATCTATTGGCGCAAGCGGAGCACGGCCCGACATCCTTGGCCCTATTGCTCACGGATTCAACAGCATTAGCGAAGGCCGTCGTGAGGGAGGTCGAGGGGGAATTGGGCTCCCGCGCTTCGGATCGGGCCGCCGCGGAGGCCATAAGGGGGAACGGTGCGATCGTGATCCTAAAGGGGATTGGGGAATGCGTTGCTTTAGCGAACGCGATCGCCCCGGAGCATTTGGAGATAATGGTCAAGGAACCGGAGGAGCTCTTGGGCTCGATCGAGAGCGCGGGCGCCGTATTCCTAGGGGAATATTCGCCAGTCGCCCTAGGGGATTACTCGGCGGGCCTCAACCACATATTGCCGACGCATGGATTCGCCAAATATTACTCGGGGCTCTCGAGCTGGGATTTCGTAAAGTGGCTGAATTATTTATCGTGCTCCAAGGAGGGTTTCGAGAGGCTATGTGGGGCAGCGATCAAGTTGGCGGAGATCGAGGGCTTTCGTTATCATTCCAAATCCATTAGGACGAGGCTCGAGGGGGATGGGGGCTCATGA
- a CDS encoding imidazoleglycerol-phosphate dehydratase encodes MSGNGGRRAKVERRTFEVSIIGELNIDGSGRAKVSTGVPFFDHMLATLAKHALFDLELVAKGDLEHHLIEEVGIALGSALDAALGDRRGIRRFGSALIPMDESLASAAVDLSGRGSAHLNLGLRCDAIESLKAEHLEHFLRSLAAASRATIHVNLIYGMDEHHKAESSIKALARALREAVSRDPRAPDEVPSVKGGL; translated from the coding sequence TTGAGCGGGAATGGGGGGAGGAGGGCGAAGGTGGAGAGGAGGACCTTTGAGGTGAGCATAATTGGGGAGCTTAATATAGATGGCTCCGGTAGGGCCAAGGTATCGACGGGAGTCCCATTCTTCGACCATATGCTCGCCACTCTGGCTAAGCATGCCCTATTCGATCTGGAGCTGGTCGCGAAGGGGGATTTGGAGCACCATTTGATAGAGGAGGTTGGGATTGCGTTGGGATCGGCGCTCGATGCCGCCTTGGGGGATAGGAGGGGGATAAGGAGGTTCGGCTCCGCCCTTATCCCGATGGATGAATCCTTGGCGAGCGCGGCGGTCGATTTGAGCGGGAGGGGTTCCGCCCATTTGAACTTGGGGCTCCGTTGCGATGCGATCGAGAGCCTCAAGGCGGAGCATTTGGAGCATTTCCTAAGGTCCCTCGCGGCAGCCTCACGAGCGACAATTCACGTGAACTTGATCTATGGGATGGATGAGCATCATAAGGCCGAATCCTCCATCAAGGCCCTAGCCCGAGCCCTGAGGGAGGCGGTTAGTAGGGATCCGAGGGCCCCCGATGAAGTCCCGAGCGTTAAGGGGGGTTTATGA
- a CDS encoding retropepsin-like aspartic protease produces the protein MGIVYVEGLVKWRGKEERVRFLVDSGATYTVLRRSLWERLGLEPKRTVELILADGSAVSRKLSEAIIELPPHGEYHSPIILGEPEDEDLLGTVTLEIFGLMLDPLKRVLRPLRAILK, from the coding sequence GTGGGTATTGTTTACGTAGAGGGCCTCGTGAAGTGGAGGGGTAAGGAGGAGAGGGTTAGATTCCTTGTCGATTCAGGCGCCACCTATACGGTCCTCCGGCGCAGCCTCTGGGAGCGCTTGGGATTGGAGCCGAAGAGGACCGTGGAGCTGATCCTCGCCGACGGCTCCGCGGTATCCCGCAAGCTCTCCGAGGCAATCATAGAGCTCCCGCCCCATGGGGAATATCACAGCCCGATAATATTGGGCGAACCCGAGGATGAAGATCTGCTGGGCACCGTGACCTTGGAGATATTCGGCTTGATGCTGGATCCTCTGAAGAGGGTGCTGAGGCCGCTCAGGGCAATCCTCAAATGA
- the hisF gene encoding imidazole glycerol phosphate synthase subunit HisF, with protein MLTKRIIPCLDVKDGKVVKGVRFENLRVEGDPVELASLYEDSLADELVFLDITASKEKRKILIDVVERTAEELTIPFTVGGGIGDLGMIQELLCAGADKVSLNTAAVRDPDLIRIASDRFGSQCIVIAIDAKRVGDPMAGPRWEVYVEGGSKGTGLDAIEWAKRVEGLGAGEILLTSMDRDGTQLGYDIELTRAICEAVNLPVIASGGAGSPEHILEVFEKGLADAALAASIFHRDIHPIREVKAFLASRGIPVRL; from the coding sequence ATGTTGACTAAGAGGATAATACCGTGCTTGGATGTGAAGGATGGGAAGGTCGTGAAGGGGGTTAGGTTCGAGAACCTCAGGGTTGAGGGCGACCCGGTCGAGCTCGCCTCCCTTTACGAGGATTCTTTGGCCGACGAGCTCGTCTTTTTGGATATAACGGCATCCAAGGAGAAGAGGAAGATATTGATCGACGTCGTGGAGAGGACCGCAGAGGAGCTCACGATACCGTTCACGGTCGGGGGAGGGATAGGGGATCTTGGGATGATACAGGAGTTGCTTTGCGCCGGCGCGGATAAGGTTTCATTGAATACGGCCGCCGTCAGGGATCCGGACCTCATTAGGATTGCATCGGATCGATTCGGGAGCCAATGCATAGTGATCGCAATAGATGCGAAGAGAGTTGGGGACCCCATGGCGGGGCCGAGGTGGGAAGTCTACGTGGAGGGGGGATCCAAGGGGACCGGCCTCGATGCGATAGAATGGGCCAAGAGGGTCGAGGGGCTGGGGGCCGGGGAGATCCTCCTGACCAGCATGGATAGGGATGGGACCCAATTGGGCTATGACATAGAGCTCACCCGGGCCATTTGCGAGGCGGTGAACCTCCCCGTCATAGCGAGCGGCGGGGCCGGCTCGCCGGAGCATATTTTGGAGGTTTTCGAGAAGGGGCTGGCGGATGCCGCTTTGGCGGCATCGATATTCCATAGGGATATCCATCCCATAAGGGAGGTCAAGGCGTTCCTAGCATCCAGGGGGATCCCGGTGAGGTTGTGA
- a CDS encoding glycosyltransferase family 4 protein, which produces MRIGVISTPHESTPPRRYGGVERVVHYLVEGLVKRGHEVILFATGDSSTSAELRYLFESPRRPYSEYSEIMHLERALSELKDLGVDFIHNHCNGIGGMRLLERASREVPLLTTLHGIFRRRQLSTAFEGLAFAAISNRQMALHPFLRFVGRVYNGIEVSEYPFRKDKEDYLLYVGVMAPHKGPHIAINVAKSVRAKLILVGKVEAIYWDYFEKWIKPHLSENVKFLGEVSEAEKRALMAGAKCVLFTSIHEEPFGLVMVEAMACGTPVIGFRKGAVPEVIADGVSGYVVNNLRAMREAVRRVESIEPKACRSHVEKEFKAERMVEEYLGLYGALLREPLPILEASGGTLRSDA; this is translated from the coding sequence ATGAGGATAGGTGTGATATCTACCCCTCATGAAAGTACGCCCCCAAGGAGATACGGCGGAGTAGAGAGGGTCGTCCACTACTTGGTCGAGGGGCTCGTCAAGAGGGGGCATGAGGTCATCCTCTTCGCCACGGGGGATTCATCCACCTCGGCTGAGCTGAGGTATCTATTCGAGTCCCCCAGAAGGCCCTACAGCGAATATTCCGAAATCATGCATTTGGAGCGCGCGCTATCCGAGCTCAAGGATCTTGGGGTGGACTTCATACATAATCATTGTAATGGGATAGGGGGCATGAGGTTGCTTGAGCGGGCATCGCGTGAAGTGCCCCTCCTCACGACCTTGCACGGGATCTTTCGCCGAAGGCAGTTGAGCACTGCGTTCGAAGGCCTTGCATTCGCGGCCATAAGCAATAGGCAGATGGCGCTCCACCCCTTCCTCAGATTCGTCGGGAGGGTGTATAATGGCATCGAGGTTTCGGAGTACCCCTTCAGGAAGGATAAGGAGGATTATCTCCTTTATGTCGGAGTTATGGCCCCGCATAAGGGGCCCCACATAGCAATAAATGTGGCGAAGAGCGTGAGGGCAAAGTTGATCCTAGTGGGGAAAGTTGAGGCCATCTATTGGGATTATTTCGAGAAATGGATCAAGCCCCATCTTTCTGAGAACGTAAAGTTCCTCGGGGAGGTTAGCGAAGCCGAGAAGAGGGCGCTAATGGCGGGGGCCAAATGCGTCCTTTTCACATCGATCCACGAGGAGCCCTTCGGCTTGGTCATGGTAGAGGCGATGGCCTGCGGCACACCAGTGATCGGCTTCAGGAAGGGAGCAGTTCCGGAGGTGATCGCCGACGGGGTCTCGGGCTATGTTGTAAATAACCTCCGCGCCATGCGTGAAGCCGTAAGAAGGGTGGAGTCGATAGAGCCTAAAGCTTGCAGGAGTCATGTGGAGAAAGAATTCAAGGCGGAGAGAATGGTTGAGGAGTATCTTGGGCTGTATGGGGCATTATTGCGCGAGCCCCTTCCGATCCTCGAGGCAAGCGGCGGAACCCTTCGATCCGATGCGTAG
- a CDS encoding 1-(5-phosphoribosyl)-5-[(5-phosphoribosylamino)methylideneamino] imidazole-4-carboxamide isomerase, with protein sequence MPAVDIMGGKCVRLIRGAPHLRREYYEDPVKAAKLWEAEGAEWIHVVDLDRAMGIGDNRDKVYAILEGVDCKVQVGGGIRSLEAAGEMFERGASRVVIGTRAVRDPDFLRSLGRAFGDERIAAAVDVRGGSIAIEGWREVTELDPLRFAGSLKGAGFLVLTLADYDGTLKTPALGLVEDVKRIARIPLIVGGGISDIEGLRALARIGVWGAIIGRALYEGALDFNAAVEAVADVD encoded by the coding sequence ATACCGGCGGTTGATATAATGGGCGGCAAATGCGTCAGGTTGATTCGCGGAGCGCCCCATCTGAGGAGGGAGTATTACGAGGATCCCGTGAAGGCCGCCAAGCTCTGGGAGGCCGAGGGGGCCGAGTGGATTCACGTCGTGGACTTGGATAGGGCCATGGGGATCGGAGATAATCGCGATAAGGTATACGCCATATTGGAGGGGGTCGATTGCAAGGTCCAAGTCGGGGGCGGCATAAGGAGCCTCGAGGCCGCCGGCGAGATGTTCGAGAGGGGGGCCTCGAGGGTGGTCATTGGAACAAGGGCCGTTAGGGATCCTGATTTCCTCCGGAGCTTGGGGAGGGCCTTCGGGGACGAAAGGATCGCCGCGGCCGTCGACGTGAGGGGGGGATCGATTGCCATCGAGGGTTGGAGGGAGGTTACGGAATTGGATCCGCTTCGGTTCGCGGGATCCCTTAAGGGCGCGGGCTTTTTGGTGCTGACGCTCGCCGATTACGATGGGACCCTCAAGACCCCTGCCCTCGGACTCGTGGAGGATGTGAAAAGGATTGCGCGGATCCCATTGATCGTCGGCGGAGGGATAAGCGATATCGAGGGCCTTAGGGCCTTAGCGAGGATCGGGGTTTGGGGCGCGATAATCGGTAGGGCGCTTTACGAGGGGGCGCTGGATTTCAACGCCGCCGTGGAGGCGGTCGCCGATGTTGACTAA
- a CDS encoding helix-turn-helix domain-containing protein has product MGDEDALIDLLKKINENLEELGKKLDRIIEIQESSKPIAKAITSGEMPLDVDTLLSLPDHLRKTAMAICALGEATAAQVAAETSRARAAESDYLNQLVSLGLLKKKRKGRDVYFYIEK; this is encoded by the coding sequence TTGGGCGATGAGGACGCCTTAATCGACCTGCTTAAGAAGATAAACGAGAACCTAGAGGAGCTCGGCAAGAAGCTGGATAGGATAATAGAGATCCAAGAATCCTCGAAGCCCATCGCCAAGGCCATAACATCCGGCGAGATGCCGCTCGATGTCGATACGCTCCTATCCCTACCGGATCATTTGAGGAAGACCGCCATGGCCATATGCGCCTTAGGGGAAGCGACCGCCGCTCAAGTGGCCGCCGAAACCTCGAGGGCGAGGGCGGCCGAGAGCGATTACCTCAATCAGCTCGTTTCGCTCGGGCTCCTTAAGAAGAAGAGGAAGGGCAGAGACGTTTATTTCTACATTGAGAAGTGA
- the hisG gene encoding ATP phosphoribosyltransferase, which translates to MNRKIRMAIPSKGRLHGPSIDLMAKAGVEIYRDGRSYLSETSDPSLEVIFVRAKDVPLYLHYGAADIGITGRDLIIERDVELYELLSLPYGECKLVVAVPEGSDIRSIEDVKPGSIVATSHPRTVGRFFEGLNKDVKVLELDGSIELAPRLGLADLIADISSSGETLKRNGLRVICSILESTAKLACNKISYRAFEDRIDGLLRRIEATMRRGRP; encoded by the coding sequence TTGAATAGGAAGATAAGAATGGCGATTCCGAGCAAGGGCAGATTGCACGGGCCCTCCATCGATTTAATGGCCAAGGCCGGCGTGGAGATATATCGCGATGGCAGATCCTATCTTTCCGAAACCTCGGATCCATCCCTCGAGGTAATCTTCGTTAGGGCGAAGGATGTGCCGCTATATCTCCACTATGGCGCGGCGGACATAGGGATAACCGGGCGCGATTTGATAATAGAGAGGGACGTCGAGCTCTATGAGCTGTTGAGCCTCCCATATGGCGAATGCAAACTGGTGGTGGCGGTGCCGGAGGGCTCCGATATCCGCTCCATCGAGGACGTTAAGCCAGGGAGCATCGTTGCCACATCGCACCCGAGGACCGTGGGCAGGTTCTTCGAGGGCCTGAACAAGGACGTCAAGGTCCTAGAGCTGGATGGATCGATCGAGCTCGCGCCGAGGCTCGGCCTCGCGGATCTAATAGCCGATATATCCTCAAGCGGGGAAACCCTGAAGAGGAATGGCTTAAGGGTCATCTGCTCGATACTCGAGTCGACCGCGAAGCTGGCCTGCAATAAAATATCCTATAGGGCCTTCGAGGATCGCATCGATGGGCTCTTGAGGAGGATCGAGGCGACGATGAGGAGAGGGAGGCCATGA
- the larA gene encoding nickel-dependent lactate racemase has product MRVWLKYGRGDLEVEIPERNLVSILKPSELPAKNEAEEIRGALERPIGHGKLRGLVRRGMKIALLVSDITRPCPSHKILPHVIDELNGAGVGDGDITIFFANGMHRKQTTEDMNKLVGPGILGRIRAVNHDSKDKANLEYVGRTRRGTDVSINKQVLDCDFTIGIANVDIHYFAGYSGGGKSLLPGVSSFETIQQNHSMMTLPRAEPGIVDGNPVREDIEEGARIAGMDYMINVVLNEDKGIVQAVAGDFVEAHRVAVKTNDLMYKVPIERRADIVIASAGGFPKDINLYQAQKALDNALYAVKDGGTIILLAECPEGLGDETFEEWMMEATCPDDIIERLKGGFALGGHKAFAMARLAKRARIVLVSGSGLRRIISESLKGKGLLESASSAEEALRAAFDEHGNDASVILMPYAGSTLPSPLRR; this is encoded by the coding sequence ATGAGGGTTTGGCTAAAATACGGGAGGGGGGACTTGGAGGTAGAAATTCCCGAGAGGAACCTCGTTTCGATACTCAAGCCATCCGAGCTCCCAGCCAAGAACGAGGCTGAAGAGATAAGGGGCGCGCTCGAGCGGCCCATAGGCCATGGGAAGCTGAGGGGCCTCGTCCGGAGGGGAATGAAGATCGCCCTATTGGTCAGCGATATAACCAGGCCCTGCCCGAGTCATAAGATCCTGCCCCACGTCATCGATGAGCTGAACGGGGCCGGGGTTGGGGACGGGGATATAACGATATTCTTCGCGAATGGGATGCACAGGAAGCAAACGACCGAGGATATGAACAAGCTGGTCGGCCCGGGGATCTTGGGCAGGATAAGGGCCGTGAACCACGATTCGAAGGACAAGGCGAATTTGGAATACGTTGGGAGGACGAGGCGCGGCACGGACGTTTCGATAAACAAGCAAGTACTAGATTGCGACTTCACGATAGGGATAGCCAATGTGGACATACATTATTTCGCGGGCTATAGCGGAGGGGGGAAATCCCTCTTGCCGGGCGTTTCATCCTTCGAAACCATACAACAAAACCATTCCATGATGACGCTCCCGAGGGCCGAGCCGGGCATCGTGGATGGGAACCCGGTCAGGGAGGATATCGAGGAGGGCGCTAGGATCGCGGGCATGGATTACATGATCAACGTGGTCCTCAACGAGGACAAGGGCATCGTCCAAGCGGTGGCCGGGGATTTCGTCGAGGCCCATAGGGTGGCCGTTAAAACGAACGACCTCATGTATAAGGTCCCGATAGAGCGGAGGGCCGATATAGTGATAGCCTCGGCCGGGGGATTCCCGAAGGACATAAACCTCTATCAAGCCCAGAAGGCCTTGGACAACGCCTTGTACGCCGTTAAGGACGGAGGGACAATCATATTATTGGCGGAGTGCCCCGAGGGTTTGGGGGATGAGACGTTTGAGGAATGGATGATGGAGGCCACATGCCCAGACGACATAATCGAGAGGCTGAAAGGGGGATTCGCCTTAGGTGGCCATAAGGCCTTCGCGATGGCGAGGCTCGCCAAGCGCGCGAGGATCGTCCTCGTTTCCGGCTCCGGGCTCCGGAGGATAATCTCGGAGAGCCTGAAGGGGAAGGGCCTCTTGGAATCGGCGAGCTCCGCCGAGGAGGCCCTTCGAGCAGCCTTCGATGAGCATGGGAACGATGCCTCCGTAATACTCATGCCCTACGCTGGATCGACGTTACCATCCCCCTTGAGGAGATAA